The genomic DNA AGAATTAAGTATGCACAGTGACAGTGATGGATCTGATGAGCAAGGAGTGGCAGTTAGTTGGGATGAGTTAGCGAGTATGACGAAGGTTGAGCGAGCTATGATCGACCCAGCTGGAGGCAAAGCTCCTCAGAACTTGGTTGATGGCTTCGTGGTGTCCTTTCTCCATCAGGATCCTAGAACTGCCATGCAGATAACAGCACGAATTGCAGACAAATTCATCCAGGAGAATAACCGGGAACGGGAGAAGGAAGTCGAGGGCACTGGAGAATTCCTTGATGAAGAGCTCCGCCTGCTCAAGCATGAACTTGAAAAGAGAGAAGAGAGTATTAGCCAGTTCAAGAAGTCACACCTGGGCGACCTCCCTCAGCAGACAGATACTAACCTGCGGGCATTAGATCGGACAGAAGCGGAGATAACGACCACTACCGAAAGCCTTCAGCGCCACTCCGACAAACTTAACGCACTGCATCAAGCGGTTCAGCTGTACCGTACATCAGGGCAACAGAGTTTTGGCGCCGGAGCCACACGCTCAGTGGAACCGGACCCGCTGTTTCGACACCTGAAAGAGCTTCGAGAGAAGCTAGTCAAGCTCAGAGCAGAATTTTATGATGGATATCCAGAGATCATCATAACCAAGGAGGAAATTCGGCAGACAGAAGAGGAGTTAACCAATTTGTATGGTCGGGATGCGATCCGGCCAGACAAGACGCCGCTCGATCCGTACCTCCAAGATCTGTTGAAGCAACAGGGCGAGGAGCGAACCGAGATAGCGCTTCTCCGACAGCGTTTAGATCAACTGCGTACCACTAGGCGAGATCTTGAAAAGCGTCTCGATAGGTCGCCTTCAGTTGAGCAGGAACTGCTCGTCCTTGAACGCGACTACAATAATATGAAGGCCAATTACGCGATGCTCCTTGATAAGCGGTTGCATACGCGGGTCGAACAAAATATCGAAAAACGGCAGAAAGGCGGAAAGTACCGCATACTGGACCATGCCAAGCTGCCGCGGGTGCCGGCCATCCCCAACAGCATAAAGGTTTGGGTATTAGGACTCTTGTTCGGGTGCGTTTTGGGGGCAGGGCTGTCGGTCGTACGTGAGCGGCTCACTCCACAGTTCCGAGGTCCGGAGGATGTAGAGCTTCTACTTTCAGGCCCTCGGTTATTGGCGGCCATCCCGGATTTTTCGTTACTATGGCGTACGGCCAGAGACCCAGGGTATTTCCAGAGCGCCGCTTTGCCGAGACGTTCGCTGGGTATAACCATGAGGTCACGATCAGAGGCCGAACCAAACAAGCAACCACTCGCTGAGCAGCCGAATTCGCACGAGATCGACAGAAGGTTTGTTGCAAGGATGTTCCCTCGTTCAATGGCTGCTGAACAATACCGTGTCGCCGCAGCGAGACTGCAGTTACTCAACACAACCGGGGCTCCAATAGTTGTTGCTGTGACGAGTGCCATCAAAGGCGAAGGAAAAACCACGACCGTGATTAATCTCGGCTACACCTTATCGCGAGATTTTGGAAGGCGCGTACTCCTATTGGATTGCGACTTCGTCTACCCCGAACTGACGGCCTTTCTGGAATCACCGGTAAGGTATGGGCTCATTGATTGTCTAAGAAGTGACATTCCGTTGCAGCAGGCCATGAGTCCTTTTACAGATGTTCCATGTTGGATTATGCCGGCTGGTGAATCTGTGGCTGATTCCAATGACCTATTAAGGGCGGGGCAACTTAATCGCGTTTTATCGCAATTGCGGGATGAATTCGATTATATCCTTCTGAATGCACCACCGATTCTACCTGTGGCCACGATGAATGTATTGGAAAGTCATAGCGATCTTCTCCTCCTTGTTGTTAGAGCTAATCTGACGTCTAAGCAAGCTGTCACACAGGCGCTTGGATCGCTGCGCGCAGACAAACCCATTCATGTTGTTCTTAATGGCGTTGCATCAAATTCGCTTCCGAGCTATATGTTGGATTATGCTGTCAGTGAGAGTCGAGTAGCTGTTTAACATCTGTATCCCGAGTTTGAGGCTATCACCTCTCGTCATTATTTGGAAGGTCTGATTTATTCTCTCTGCGCAGTATGTTTAGGGTAGCGCACGGAACAACAGGTTGTCGTCCAGTTGCTCCATCAACAATCAGCCTCTCCTAATACTGTAGAGAGCCTGCAGCAGCAGAGTCCGCAGGAGCTTCTCCGGGGCAACTGAGGCAGCTCGGCGTTGGCATACCGCGTCGTCAACTCCAATGACAAGGCGATCAGCGCTGTGTCCACTGCTTGGCGAATGAGGCGCAGCGGATGAGTCGCTGGAACGCGTGCCTCGGAAGACGGATAAGTCATACAGACCGGCTTGCTGGGTGTCGCAATTATCATCATGCATCTCCTGACGTAATGGTTAAGGTTGCCTCTCTACTCAGGACAACAGAACAACACAAGAATTTCCCGCAACCTGCTAAGGACTCGAACACATCGAAGACGTCATGACGGAAGGTCCAATTGAAGCGAGCAAGGCATTCTGTTCAGTTGGCCCGGTTGAATGTACCCTGAGCTCAATTCCTGCTCCGCGCACCAGGTGAAAAGCCGATCAATAATAAACTCCGTACCATTGTCGAACCACAGGGGCCTGTGGTTATCCCGTGCCAGGCCACAACTTAGTGGAGAATCGGTATTCATCGTTCGGCCGAGGGAAATGTATCCACCCCAATCGTAAGCCCTTGACCCCTCTCTATCCACGCGGTATTGTCAGCAATAATCCCACGTTACTGAATCATTGGTGTGAAGTGTGGAAGCTTTAGACAAAACCGTCTCGGATCAGAAAATCGATGAGTCCCAGTCGGTACCTGTTTTGGACTATGTCTCGAAGCTGGTGTTAAAGGCCAAACAGGCATCCAGGAGATTGGTGTCTCTGCCGACGGCGACCAAGGATCAAGCACTCCTTGCCATGGCGGAGGCACTTGAGGCCAAGGTAGACGAACTCCTTGCGGCGAATGAGCAAGATTTGAAGGCGTTTGGAACTGCGTCTGCCAAGAAGGCAATGGCAGATCGCTTGGGATTGACCGAGAAGCGGATCGGAGAGATGGCCACCGGTATTCGCGAAGTGGCGAAGTTGCCGGACCCGGTGGGAACCATGTCTGCTATGTGGTCGAGGCCCAACGGGATGAGGGTCGGACGGGTACGTGTGCCCATTGGTGTGATCGGGATCATTTATGAATCACGTCCCAATGTGACGGCGGATTCGGCGGCGCTCTGTCTTAAATCGGGTAATGTATGTGTGTTGCGAGGCGGCAGCGAGGCGATTCAGTCCAATACGATGATTGCCGCTATTCTATCTGAGGCATCGGAAAAGGCCGGTGTTCCACCGGGTGCGATCACGTTCGTCGACCGTACAGATCGTGAGGTGGTATCGGTGTTGCTCAAGCAGGATCGGTTCATCGACTTGATCATTCCGCGTGGTGGGGAATCATTGATGAAAGTCATCGCGGAACACTCGACGATTCCGGTCCTAAAGCATGACGCAGGCGTATGCCATATCTATGTCGATGCCGACGCGGATTCCGCGATGGCGGAGACCATTTGTGTTAACGCCAAAGTGCAGCGGCCGTCCACTTGCAACGCAATGGAAACTTTGCTGGTCCACCAATCGGCTGCACGGGCTCTTTTACCCAAACTTGCTCGAAGCCTCACAGCGGCCAAGGTCGAAATTCGTGGCTGTCCAAAGACCTGCCAATTGATTCCTGAGGCCAAGCCTGCAAGCGAACAGGATTATGGTACCGAGTTTCTTGACCTGATTTTGGCTGTGAAAATCGTGAAGAATATGGATGAAGCGATGGAACATATCGCACAGTACGGATCGCAGCATACGGAAGCGATCGTGACGTCGGATTACGGACGCGCGATGCGGTTTCTCAAAGAGGTCGATGCCGGTGCCGTTCTTGTAAATGCCTCCACCCGACTCAGCGACGGCTATCAGTTCGGTCTGGGAGCCGAAATCGGTATCAGCACCTCGCGCATTCATGCACGGGGACCCATGGGGTTGGACGAGTTAACCTGCTCTAAATTCATTGTCCTGGGGAGCGGCCAACTCCGCGAGTGAATGCCCTCGGACGCCATTGCATTTGCCCTGAACACTCCCGGCCATCTCTGGTTTCCTTCCACACGTACACTTGCCGCATCCTTCGACACGGTCGGCGGACGCGTTGAAACTTTTCCAAACGGGCACCTCGTTTTTTATCGGCCGGATGGACGACGCTTTCTTGAGACCGATCCGGTAGGCCATCCCTTGCATGAGTGCGAATGGGAGTCCACCGGCGCCGGACCGGTCTTTCTGCGGCGAGCGCGAGTCCGACTCGATTGGGGACGGTGGATCGGAATTAAACCCTGTGGTCTGGTGAATGAAATCAGATTGAACCTGACTTCGAAGCCTACCTGGCAGCGGATCACTCCAGATGATCTTCGTGCCATGGCTGCCGGGGCGTTACGAGTGCCAATCGAGGAGGTGCGGTGGTTTTATCGCGATGAGGATCTTGCTATTGATTCCAAAGGGATGGCTACGATTCGTCAGCGAAAAGATGCATTGTATGTTTTGGATAGTGAAGGATTTGAAACGATGCGCTTCATGGCCTGCATGGGGGCCATGCATTGGGACCAGATTGACTTTCTCCCGGTGGTCGAACTGTTCAAATCGTTGTTGCCGGGAACGGGCTCTGCTGTGTTCGAACTGATTCGCGGATTGTATGACGATCAGAACCAGGGACACGCGGCTCCGAAGGCCTTACGGTATCGCGGGATTCCTACTTATCCATCCGAAGCAGCCTTTCGCTTGTTCAGCGGATTTTTCACGCCTCAGCCGTTAGATGGTGAGGACCCGTTCACAGCTTTCATGAATCCTTCAACATCTCATCTTGTTGTCTGGTTGCCGGCCCAACATCCTCCCGTTCGGTATTTTGACGAGAACCAAAGGTTGTGTTTGACCGTGAAAAATGGGATGGCTCAAAAGGCCATGCTTGCCGAAGATCCGGCGGGTCTTCCATACATCCGTTCGATCGGGCGCCGTGTACTCCCGCTGGATCGCAGCCTCCGTGTCGAGGGAGGTCTGTTGATTTTGAAAGATCGTGAAACGGAATTGACCATGCCGTTGAATCCCAATTTCCCGGTGAGGACATCGCCACCCGACGAATGTCCAATCAGTCCGGTAGATTGGCGTGCGGTATTCGTGCAAGGAATTCCTAGGATTTCCCCTGCCGAAGCTTTCGAGGCGGTGCCTTTGTTTCCCGAAGACGATACAGCGATCAGCGAACTCGCCGCTCAATCCTTCGTGGCAGACTATCTCGACGATCTTGGGGAACAGGATCGAGAAATTGGAAGACTACGATCGAAGGCAGAGCGTGTGGCTATTGTCAACGGGGATGCCGTCATTTCCACTTGTATTCTCTTTGATCGACCTCGTGACTATACCGTGAACGTCCGCTACTTTGCTTATGCACAGCGTCAGGCTCAGCAGCTTTGGACTCAATGTGCCGAGGTACAACGATGGGATTGGCTGCAACGAGTTCGAATAGTCCCAGATGATACATGTGAAGAGTTTCCAGCAAACCGAGGGCCCTATGACCTGATTTATCAGTGGCTGCCATATGAGTCATTTGATTCTTTGGCGACCATGAGAATGATCGTCACGAGGTTGAGTCAACTGTTACGGCGGGGTGGTGGTGCCTTTGTCGTTGGCCCTGTTCAACTAGAGGAGTTGCTGACGCAGGAGCGGGCGCAGTTTTTGGTGCATTGGGATCAATCAGTTGCATCTCTCCCGACCGTTCTCATGCATAGGACGATCTTGCCGAAGGCCAGAGTCAAACCAAGTCTTACTCTTTTTCACATTGGGCGATTGTAAATCTCTGCGCGCAGGACTTGGGTTGTGTCCTTGGGTCTTCTTACGCGTAGGAAGCTGGCTTGTGTCTTGAGATTCCTATAGAATCCTGGGCGGCTGACGGTAATCACGCCGTAGGTAATGGCGTGATGGGTGGGGTTGGGCCTCGTTTATCAATCGGGGAGGAAGATATGCCAAGCGTGCTGGACCGAGTGATTGAGAGAGAATTGAGAAAAGAATTGAAGGATGCCTTGATTCGGTTTGAACAACAACTTCGACAGGCTGGTGTTACGGAGGAAAACGTAAAAAATAGAATGCGTGGGGCAAAGCAATTTGTTGCCTTCCTGTACGGTCGATATCTCGGATAACAGCCATAGCGTATTCGCCTGTCGAGCTGGCACAGTGTAGCGAATGGATGATGGTAGGTCGGCTTGGCACCGCCTTCAGTGAATACGCACACAGCCCATCATCCTGATAGGGCACATTCGTGCAACAGTGTGTCAGTTTCTTCATGGGTCACTCTTCATAACATTATGGCCAAGCCGATAATCATTGATAGGCCTTCACGATCTGGTCGATGGAAGCGGTTTCATGATATTCCCGGTGTTTCTTAAGCGCGGCGAAGTCGTGCTCGATAGGATTCAGGTCGGGCGAAGGGTGGCAAAAAGAGAAGTGTGGCGCCGGTGTGCCGGATAAGCTGCGCCGTTTCTGGCGATGTGTGAAAGGCCGCGTTGTCCATGATGACCAGGTGTTCACGAGTCAGACGCGGGCATAGCTTGGCCTGGAGCCACGAGTGAAACACGGCTGCATCGCAGGTGCCGTCGAAGAGGAAGGGTTCCGCAAAATCCGGCCCGATGCGGGCGGCGATCAGTGAGGTGCGCGGTCTTCTCTGCCCGGACGTCAGGCCATACACGCGCTGGCCCTTGGGCGCATACCCATAGCGGCGAGTCACGGACGGCGTGAAGCCGCACTCATCGACATGAACAGGCTGCAGGCCGCGACGGAGGTACCGCTCACGAAGACGCAGAAACGTTCTTCGGTGCAGCGGGCTGCGCTCTTTATAGCCGGTCGTTTTTTTTCCGGGTCCATTCCATCTTGTGGAGGGCGTTCCAGATGCAATGGCGTGAGACCCCGAAATGCCGAGCCGCTTCCGCCTGTGTCAGGTCGCCATGCGTGGTAACATGACGCCGTAAGGCCTCCCAATCCAGTTTATGAGCGGTTTGGGGCCCAGGTCGCTTATGTGTCAGCCCACCGGGTTTGAGCCATCGGTACACGCTGGCCTCGCCCACCGTGAATCTCCGGGCCGCCTCGGCCTTGCTTCCGCCGCCTCGCACAAAACTTACGACCCGCCTACGCAAATCCGATGAACATCTCATGCCCTCATTCTTCCAAAGTGCAACCTCATCTGTCTATCGATAATTGTGGGCTCAGCTATAACGAGAGTGAGTCGATACGGTGCTGGTCATTCACTCGGTGCTTGTTTCTCAGCACATTGTGTAGTGCACGAACGATGAAGAATCCGGCAAGGTGCGAGTCAGACCCATTTCACCCTTGCCGGCGAGCACGCGAAGCATCTTCGCAAAAAGTGCGTTGATGCCGAGTGGAGACACGGCAACCGGTCGAGCCGAGAAAAAGTATCGGCTTGTATCGAACGGAGAGAAGAAGGCCACACCGAATCCGCCGTCGGTTAGTGCATCGAGCACGCCATGTGATGCGGCGCAGAGAAAGAGATAAACAAATATTCCCACCTGCGCTGCCCTTGCCATCTGTTTAACCCTATGGCCACGAGAGCGACGCTCAACAGGCCGGCAAACAAGAGGGAATGCGTCATGCCGCGATGACCCCAGAGGTCTCCGTATTGGATGCCGAAGTAAAGCCGATGACATCCAGATCGGGGACGATCGAATAGACTGAACCTGACAGCAAGACAGGCCATGCCATGATGGGATGTTGAAATGCTTTGCCTAATGCAGGGGCGACAAAGGTATGAGAGAACGCTGAGGCCATGGTTGCTTTCGTAAGCCGGCAAGCATGGCCCTCAGCTGATGTCAAACCAAATTTGCCTCCAGGCTTCGTACACCACGACTGCAACAGTATTGGAAAGATTCAGACTTCTGCTATCGGGCATCATGGGTAGGCGAATTCGCTGTTGCTTGGAAACCGATTCCAGCAACTCAGTCGGTAGTCCTCGACTTTCCGGTCCGAACAGGAACACATCGTTCTTCGCGTATGCAACCAGGTCGTAGCGTTGGGTGCCTCTTGTCGAGACGGCAAATAAACGACCGCCAGTGAAGCGTTTTGCACAAGTCGCCCAGTCGTCATAGACGCTGATGGTCGAAAATTCGTGGTAGTCCAATCCGGCGCGTGTCAGCTGCTTATCCTCGAGCGAAAATCCCAGCGGTTTGACAAGGTGTAGTCGCACACCGGTGTTGGCGCAGAGGCGGATGATATTGCCTGTATTCGGGGGAATCTCCGGTTGATAAAGAATGACATTGAACATTGAGAGAGAAAGTGTATCACACGCAGTGCGCTTTCACGAAGCAGACCAATGCATTGGAAGCTACACGGGAAAGACGCTCATTCCACTATCACGAGCTGCTTGTTAATAGTGAATCACAGTGAAGAATGCCATCCTAGCGATGAAAGTATGCTGGAAATGCGACATGTGGAAAGACGTAATATAGAACACTCATGATGTGGTGCTTTGTCACAGCGAGAGTGCCTATGGTCTGTGAAATACTCAATAGGCCGTATTCAAGTCTAGCAGTCTGCTGAAAAACTTCTGGCCTTAACGGTCGCGTGTGATTTCCTATTTTCATAACAGGGAGTCAGGGATGCGCGAAGCATTTGAAGATCAAGGTGGGCTGTTTTCGTACATCTCGCTGGAGGAACGGGTTCCGGACGGGCATCCGTTGAGGAAGATCCGTGAATATGTCCGCGCGATGCTGGCAGACATGGATTGGACTTTTTCGCGGATGTACGCAACGGACGATCGCTCCTCTGTTGTCGAACGAACATTTTTCCGTGGGCGGGACGTGGATCGAGGCTGGGGTCAGCCCCAAAAGCTTCAAACCAAAAGACGGTTCCGAGGGCGAAGACGTCGGCGAGAGCTTTCACGGCCAGAAGCGAAAAAGCACCGAGGTCCCGCCTGCGTCGCCTGAGACTTTCTCCTCAACCTGATCGCCTACAACCTTATCCGCATCCCGAAACTGGTCGTTGCATAGGACGAAGTCTGTCCAAAAATATGAAATCCGTCTTTCTCAGCAGTCAGAACCCCAGAAAATATTTTAGAAAATTTCAGCCGCGCCCCTCTGAAAACCAAAAGGTTACCCCAAACATCGGCTTTTTCAGCAGACTGCTAGTGTGGCCGCTTGAAAGCGGTCCGCAAGTTCGGGATAACTCAACATGAAACATATCTTGTCTTGCTCTGTAGAAAACCTCTTTCATCAGGTTGATCAGCGAGCGCTACAATGGGACATGAGTCTGACCAGTAAATCGCCAGAGCGGGTGGCGCGCGAAGCGCTGGCTGTCGCCGTTACCGCCTTGCCACGGTACCCGCACAAGTTCAGCCCGAAACTCTACACACAACCGCAACTGTTCGCCTGTCTCGTCCTCAAGACGTTTTTTCACACCGACTATCGGGGTATCGTCCAGTTGCTCGCCGACCTTCCTGAGTTGGTTCGAACCCTCGGGCTCGAGGCCGTGCCCCACTTCACCACGCTTCACAAGGCTGCCCGCCGCCTCTTGCGCCTGCCGTTGGTCCATCGCCTGCTCACGGTGACGATCCGCCGCGTGCGTCCCCGTCGTCGGCGCGTGGCGCTTGCCGCGATGGACTCAACCGGCTTCGAGTGCCGGCACATCAGTGCCTACTATGTGCGGCGTCGGTCCCGTGAGCGAAGCCTCTGGCAGACCACCACGTATACCCGTTTCAGTAAGCTTGAAGCGGTCGTCGACTGCGCCAGACACCTCATCCTCGGGGCCCTTCCGAGGCGTGGACCACGGGTCGATGTCGATCGCTTCGTGCCGTTGTTGAACAACGCCCTTCAGCGCGTGCACATCGGCACCATCCTGGCCGATGCTGGCTACGATTCTGAGCCCAATCATCGTCATGCGCGGGAGCGCTGGGGGATTCGGTCGGTCATCCCCGCCACGGCGGGACGCCCCACCGACAAATTGCCGACCGGCCGGTACCGGCGATTGATGAAACGACGGTTGACCAAGACCTATTGTCACTACGGACAACGGTGGCAGGTCGAGACGGTGTTCTCGATGCTCAAGCGCCGGTTGGGCTCGGCCGTCAGCGGCCGCTCGTACTGGAGTCAGTGCCGCGACCTGCTGCTCCGGGTCCTCACACACAATGTGATGATCCGTTATCCCGAGGTTTTCTACAGAGCAATCTTGTCTCCAATCCTGACCGACCTAGCGTTCTGCCTCATAATAAAACAGCGTGGCAATAGACAAAATCTTTGCACAGTGTTGACGGCGAACTTTTTCTGCAGTTTTGGACGACATGATATGTTCAAATGATCGTCGGTCGAGAGGTATCATCTTTAGGTGTGGAAATAGGATAAAGGCGGCGTAGCCTTTCGGTTGAGCCATCAACCCACGCCTCGGTTGTAGCCGAGGGGAAAGGATACGCCACCATGGGGAAGAGAACCAGCCACGGGGCCATCGAGTCAAGCGAGGTGTGGTACGACACGCTGGAGCAGTGGGCACGGGGGAAGATTCAGGCTCAGCTGCAGCAACTCCTGGAGGAGGAAGTGACCATGTTCCTCGGTCGAAGCCGGTACGAGCGCCGAGGAACGGTGGCGCCGATCGATCCACCAATCGGGAGCCGAAACGGCTACGGCAACCCCCGCGCCTTTTCAATGATGAGTGGGACCGTGACGGTAAGGCGCCCGCGAGTCCGCGATCTGACAGAACGGTTTGAGAGCAAGGTCCTCCCATTGTTCACGCGACGGACCCAGGAAGGTGGCACGCTGCTCCCGGAGCTGTATCGGCATGGGCTGTCCACCGGCGACTTTGCTCTGGCACTCCGCGGCCTATTGGGCGAAGGCGCGCCGCTGTCGGCAAGCTCGA from Nitrospira sp. includes the following:
- a CDS encoding Gamma-glutamyl phosphate reductase: MEALDKTVSDQKIDESQSVPVLDYVSKLVLKAKQASRRLVSLPTATKDQALLAMAEALEAKVDELLAANEQDLKAFGTASAKKAMADRLGLTEKRIGEMATGIREVAKLPDPVGTMSAMWSRPNGMRVGRVRVPIGVIGIIYESRPNVTADSAALCLKSGNVCVLRGGSEAIQSNTMIAAILSEASEKAGVPPGAITFVDRTDREVVSVLLKQDRFIDLIIPRGGESLMKVIAEHSTIPVLKHDAGVCHIYVDADADSAMAETICVNAKVQRPSTCNAMETLLVHQSAARALLPKLARSLTAAKVEIRGCPKTCQLIPEAKPASEQDYGTEFLDLILAVKIVKNMDEAMEHIAQYGSQHTEAIVTSDYGRAMRFLKEVDAGAVLVNASTRLSDGYQFGLGAEIGISTSRIHARGPMGLDELTCSKFIVLGSGQLRE
- a CDS encoding Transposase — its product is MRCSSDLRRRVVSFVRGGGSKAEAARRFTVGEASVYRWLKPGGLTHKRPGPQTAHKLDWEALRRHVTTHGDLTQAEAARHFGVSRHCIWNALHKMEWTRKKNDRL
- a CDS encoding tRNA (cytidine(34)-2'-O)-methyltransferase, encoding MFNVILYQPEIPPNTGNIIRLCANTGVRLHLVKPLGFSLEDKQLTRAGLDYHEFSTISVYDDWATCAKRFTGGRLFAVSTRGTQRYDLVAYAKNDVFLFGPESRGLPTELLESVSKQQRIRLPMMPDSRSLNLSNTVAVVVYEAWRQIWFDIS